Proteins co-encoded in one Corylus avellana chromosome ca9, CavTom2PMs-1.0 genomic window:
- the LOC132162330 gene encoding probable LRR receptor-like serine/threonine-protein kinase At3g47570: MIELHEDHSIALPYGGLITKILHPTLPKIAANEHMEASEDCVLKLRSGDDQITGALKSFQNARYAVASNQILVALNSARHFGSVYKRVLSSNGAIIAVKVLNLQQRGGSKSFINECNVLRSLRHRNLLKVITACSSIDHQGNDFKSLVFEFMSNGSLDEWLHAIEDEQHQCKRLSFIQRLDIAMDVAYALQYLHLHCQTPIIHCDLKPSNVLLNEDMVAHVADFGLAKFIIEASHNPSKTQSMSDFSVALRGSIGYIPLGLFSTNNSIQAKV; encoded by the exons ATGATTGAGCTCCATGAAGATCACTCTATTGCATTACCTTATGGCGGTCTCATTACGAAGATTTTGCACCCCACTTTGCCAAAAATTGCTGCAAATGAACATATGGAAGCTTCTGAAG aTTGTGTGTTGAAGCTTCGTTCCGGGGATGACCAGATAACGGGTGCACTCAAGAGCTTTCAGAATGCACGTTATGCGGTGGCTAGCAATCAGATTTTAGTTGCTCTCAATTCTGCCCGGCA TTTTGGTTCTGTATACAAAAGAGTTCTTTCTAGCAATGGAGCAATTATTGCAGTTAAAGTGTTAAACCTTCAACAACGAGGAGGTTCCAAGAGTTTCATTAATGAATGCAATGTTTTGAGAAGTTTACGACATCGTAATCTCCTTAAGGTTATCACTGCTTGCTCAAGTATTGATCATCAAGGGAACGACTTTAAGAGTCTAGTTTTTGAGTTCATGTCTAATGGAAGCCTAGACGAGTGGCTGCATGCTATAGAGGATGAGCAACATCAATGCAAGAGATTGAGCTTTATTCAAAGACTGGACATAGCCATGGATGTTGCTTATGCATTACAATATCTTCAtctccattgccaaacaccGATTATTCACTGTGATTTAAAGCCAAGCAATGTCCTCCTCAATGAAGATATGGTAGCCCATGTTGCTGACTTTGGATTAGCAAAGTTCATCATTGAGGCATCACATAATCCCTCCAAAACTCAAAGTATGTCAGACTTTTCAGTTGCATTGAGGGGTTCCATCGGGTACATTCCTCTAGGTTTGTTTTCAACCAATAATTCAATTCAGGCTAAAGTATGA
- the LOC132162331 gene encoding uncharacterized protein LOC132162331, whose product MASACKFVLVVVAMLVGLIAFVSGDAALINNVCRKTGDPVYCHKCYNMYSRSSHEDVKALGRTSLDCASLESITVMGLVDKFVVNATDKAVKNSYIDCALKLRSGDDQITGALKSF is encoded by the coding sequence ATGGCTTCCGCTTGCAAATTTGTTCTCGTTGTTGTGGCCATGCTTGTTGGCCTCATTGCATTTGTGAGTGGAGATGCAGCACTAATAAACAACGTGTGCCGCAAAACTGGAGACCCCGTGTATTGCCACAAGTGCTACAACATGTACAGCCGAAGCTCCCATGAGGACGTCAAAGCCCTCGGCCGAACATCCCTCGATTGTGCTAGCCTCGAGTCAATAACTGTGATGGGTCTCGTGGATAAATTTGTGGTCAATGCCACAGACAAGGCCGTGAAGAATTCGTACATTGATTGTGCGTTGAAGCTTCGTTCCGGGGATGACCAGATAACGGGTGCACTCAAGAGCTTTTAG
- the LOC132162332 gene encoding uncharacterized protein LOC132162332, producing the protein MASACKFVLVVVAMLVGLIAFVSGDAALINNVCRKTGDPVYCHKCYNMYSRSSHEDVKALGRTSLDCASLESITVMGLVDKFVVNATDKAVKNSYIDCALKLRSGDDQITGALKSFQNARYAVASNQILVALNSARQCSTQLQKFRLSPALANELRTLQGFCAAANGVLKQIH; encoded by the coding sequence ATGGCTTCCGCTTGCAAATTTGTTCTCGTTGTTGTGGCCATGCTTGTTGGCCTCATTGCATTTGTGAGTGGAGATGCAGCACTAATAAACAACGTGTGCCGCAAAACTGGAGACCCAGTGTATTGCCACAAGTGCTACAACATGTACAGCCGAAGCTCCCATGAGGACGTCAAAGCCCTCGGCCGAACATCCCTCGATTGTGCTAGCCTCGAGTCAATAACTGTGATGGGTCTCGTGGATAAATTTGTGGTCAATGCCACAGACAAGGCCGTGAAGAATTCGTACATTGATTGTGCGTTGAAGCTTCGTTCCGGGGATGACCAGATAACGGGTGCACTCAAGAGCTTTCAGAATGCACGTTACGCGGTGGCTAGCAATCAGATTTTAGTTGCTCTCAATTCTGCCCGGCAGTGCAGCACTCAACTGCAGAAATTCAGACTCTCTCCAGCTCTTGCAAATGAATTACGTACGCTTCAGGGTTTTTGTGCAGCCGCCAACGGAGTTCTCAAACAAATTCATTGA